Part of the Cyprinus carpio isolate SPL01 chromosome A1, ASM1834038v1, whole genome shotgun sequence genome is shown below.
CAAATGATGAATAACCACTGAAACTAATGACAAACAGGAAAAAAGGAACACAGGAAACGATGATGAGCAAacaaaaagttcttaaaaaaagaaacaaaaacagagcaTATATGTGACAGTACTCACACTAAgagagagtttgtttcttcatctgaacagatttgaagatatctagcattacatcacttgctcaccaatggatcctctgcagtgaatgggtgccgtcagaaggagagttcaaacaaatgataaaagcatcgcaataatccagaagtaatccacacaactccagtcaatcaattaacATACTGTTAAGAGAAAAGTTGAACAAATTCAAGAAATTTCAACTTCAAATTTATTTCTTCCAGATAAAATATGAAcgctttaataatgtaataattgttttctcctgtgaaaaagttgtcttgcctgaaaaaggagagaaatatgcacagatcaagcatcgtttacaagcaaaaacagtccgaAACAAGTTCTAAAAATGTAtgttgtggattttgatgtgagaggacaacagtggaaggagtttttcactagaggaagcattattatgggtTATGGACTCTTATTTTGGCTAGAAGCAATGGTTTTAAACTTAAAACgctttaatgatttatttgtttcttacatgcagctttttgcttcacaagacattaattgatgaactggagtcatgttgtggattattgtgatgtttttattagctgtttggactctttttctgacggcacccattcactgcaaaggatctattggtgagcaagtgatgtaatgcttaatttctccaaatcttttctggtgaagaaacaaactcatctacaactgaactcttcctttaaagtTATAGCTCTCTTACTGTTTTTCAGAAATAGTGTCATTTGTTTCTGCTGTCTATTTTTGGAGAGAAACAGTTGATACTTCAATAAAAAGCAAATGAGAGCTCCATTAAGTCTCCTGAGCAATGAAAGAGCAACCTTTAAGCAATAAATGTGTCCTCTGAGATATAATGTTTTGCTTGCATTACTGACATGTAAAATCATATTTCACACTCTTGCAGATACCCACACACTCTTACAGACAGTCCCTCTGTATTTAATTGGAGACAATTGACTAACAGTACGCTCTTTACTTGAAAACTGTCCAGAAGGCTTTGAGAAAGAGATCTCTCGGCAAAAACAAGCCAGTTTGTTTGACATTCTAGCCAACAAAATCAATACAGAGGAGAAATTTGGCCCTTTCACTATGCATGCCACAATTTGCCACATAATTGTGCTTTTTACATCGCCATTGATTAGTCTTTTCACTGAATATATATTGGCCACCCAAACACTGTTTTCACGTCATGCCACAGGTACGGAGAATCAGCCTTGACTAACCTGCAATTATTGAAGCAGGATCACTCCTGTTAGTCAATGCTTATGTGCTCGCTATTGATTGTCCCACACaccgtgtgtgtgtatgcttggatatgtgtgtgaatgcacaTGCAGCTGTTAACAGACAATGTCATTTTCATCAGATGATAACTGCATGTGGTCTTCTCTGCAATGTTGAGCCACAGGAGCTTGTTTCCCATGAATAGCTCTGTGATGGCCGAACCTGTGGCCACACATTGATAAGGGTAACATCAACGCATTCATTCAcgatacatatattcatttacataCTGATagttattttcttcctttttattattcatttatatttgaatttatggTATAGGATTTAAGGTTTATGTATAAGAAAATCACTACACAGACTTTGTTTGACAAATTGCAAAGCTTTATTTATACATGTTAGTACTTCGTTCGTTGGTTTGGAGTGTGCACACTTACTGGCTTGCGTTGTACTATTTCTGTTTCCTTATCTTTGTTTCTATTTGAGTTTAAGTTACCGTGGCATGGAGGTTGGATGAATGGCGTTGACTCAGGTGTGCGTCTTTCCGTCATCGCGGTCTTGACTGACAAAAGGCTGAGGCGCGTGCGGCAGTCAATATTTATGGTCTGAGCATTCCACTGGACGATACCAACTGGATGCTATgtcatgggggggggggtgaagaaATGAAGTTATATTTCTGATTGGttccaatttattttttagtattaatatttgttgttttgtattattagattgttttgtttgttactcTATTTACTTTGATTAGATAACTTGTAACTAATTTGTTGGTTTATAAAGTGTTGATTGTATGTTTTCCCCTGTCTTGTTTAAGTGAGCTCACCGTCTGTGATAAATACCTGTCTGTTGTCTCATTTGGGgagttagttttgttttgttcagttctTCTTAAGTTTCGTTATATtgaattaaaacttgttttgtttactttattaaagtcTAGCTAGATTATTTGTTAGAAtaagttgatttattttgtaactgagacctttttcttatttttgagtaaaataaaacctttttttttgttggcaATCCTGTGTCCTCGTGCCTTACTACTTGGCGATATCCGACATATGGTGGCAGCGGTGGGATGAGCCAGTAGAGGAcacaggtttttgttttgtttttcccccctcttgtttaattatattttttgaggAGTTATGAGTCGACCGCCAAAGAAAGGAGTTCCTAAGCTTGCTCCAACTGAGCGAGAAGAAAGAGATGAGGAGAGGACTATAGACGAAGAGGTGTTTGATGGGGAAAAGGAGGCAGCAAGTAGATAACCATCATTGGGTGATTTGACTGGCCTGTTTCGAGCCCATATGGCGAAAATGGATGTCCGGGAGGCAGCAAGGAAGCAGGAGTATGGAGAACAGGAGCGACGATTTAGAGCTCTTCAACATCAATTCAGCTTATTACAGACTGAGGTTCAGGCTCGTACCTCCTTTACTCCTGAGCCACGCCCGACCAATTTAGATTATCTTGATGGCCAGGGTGGAGATGCAGATCCTGGAACCCGACGTTCTCCTCACCAGTTTACCTCCCACACAAGGGATGCTGACCCTAATGTTGATTATTCTGGACCAATGTGGCCTCGTGAACCTCGACTGGAAAAGTTAGCTGACTCTGATGATATAGagcattttttaataacttttgagcGAATCGCCACAGCTTGCCGCTGGCCCAAGGCTGATTGGACTTTTCACTTGATTCCGTTATTGACTGGCAAAGCAAGGGCTGCATATGTTAATATGGATTTGGATGATTGTATCGAGTATGAGAAGGTCAAGGCAGCCATCCTCATTAAATACGATATCAGTGCAGAGACCTATAGACAGAGGTTTCGCTCCTTAGATGTCTATCCATCCGAGAGTCCAAAAGAACTGTACATAAGGCTGAAGGAACTCTATGGCAAGTGGATTAGACCCCGGGAGAAAACCATCGAAGAGGTGGGTGAAATGATCATTCTAGAACAGTATCTTCGCATGCTTTCTCCTGAACTCCAGGTCTGGGTCCGGGAACGGGACCCTAGGACCGCAGCGGATGCCGCGTCATTAGCTGATGTCTTTGTGGCTGCAAGAAAAAAGAATCAACCGTGGAGTTGGACAACTGGTAGTGACTCCCGACGGGCCCCGTTCCATCAGAAACCGGTGCCTGGGGCGGGTAAGTCTCCCAAGGGAGATTTTCCAGAAGTTAGACGGCATAACATTTTAAGAGGACCAGTCATTTGTTTCCAGTGCGGACAAGAGGGCCACACAAGGCCAGCCTGCCCACAAAATGCTGCTAAACTAACTAACTTGTGTTATGCTCCCAGAGGCAGCGCAGCAAAGATAACCAAACCAAAGGTACTGTTACAGATCAAGACGGTGACCGTAAACGGGAAAGAACTGAAGGCCCTAGTGGATACTGGGAGTGACCAGACTCTGGTGAACAGGAAATTTGTGGCTCCATCTTTAATTAGGGCCTATAATAAATTACCCATCTGCTGCGTACATGGGGAGGAAAGAATGGTGCCAACTGCAGACCTATATATTGGGGTTGAAGGTCAAACCTACCTGTTAGAAGTAGGGGTAGCAGATAATCTTCCGTATCCCGTAGTTCTTGGTCGTGATTTACCAGTGCTCCTAGATCTGGTCAAGCCCGTGCAGCAGTGCAACATAGTGATAACAAGGGCCATGGCAAAGCAGCCGGAAGAAGCGATACAGACTCTTTCGACACTGCCCTTTTATGACGTAGATTTAGCGATGGGCATCACAAAATCAAGAAAATCTAGACGTCAAAAGAGACGAGCAAAGCTTGGGTATAATGCCTCCCAATTGCCCGTAGAGAGCACATGCAATCTAACCCCACATGTCCAGCTGCCTACTAACATAATTGCATTACAGCAAAAAGATGTTAGTCTTGCTGTTTGCCTACAGAAAGCAAACCAGGAGACCACAGGGGAGGGACCCACTAATGACAAGGGTGAGCATTTTGTATTTGAACAGGGCATACTCTACCGCCAAATCGGACTGGTAAAACAGCTGGTGGTTCCGCAGGATACTCGAGAGGTTGTCCTTCACCTGAGCCATTCCATTCCCTGGGCTGGCCACCTAGGGAAAAAGAAAACCACTGCACGTATCAAAAGACACTTTTACTGGCCCGGCTTGGAAACGGATGTTGCCCAGTACTGTAAAAGTTGCCCTGATTGTCAAAAAGTATCCATCAAACGTCCATCAAGAGTGCCCCTCCAGCCCCTTCCTGTAATCAGTACACCATTCGAACGTCTGGGCATGGATGTCGTTGGCCCTGTGGAAAAGAGCTGTGCAGGTAACCGGTTTCTACTGGTGATCACTGATTATGCTACGAGGTACCCAGAGGtattccctttaaagtctgtcAAAGCTAAATATGTTGCAACTTGTCTAGTCCAGTTCTTTTCCAGAGTCGGACTGCCAGCTGAAATTCTCACTGACCAAGGGACCAATTTCATGTCCAATCTCCTGAAACAAGTCTACCAGTTGCTGGGTATTAAGAGTTTGCGGACAACACCTTACCATCCTCAAACTGATGGGCTCACAGAACGATTTAATCAGACATTGAAACAAATGCTGCGGAAATTTGTTGGTGAGACTGGCCGGGACTGGGACCAATGGCTCCCGTATCTTCTTTTTGCTTATAGAGAAGTACCCCAGGCTTCTACCGGGTTTTCTCCGTTTGAGCTCTTATACGGCCATGAAGTTCGGGGACCTCTGACACTACTTAAAGAAGTCTGGGAAGGCGACCATGGTGAGAGTGAGCCTATTAACATTGTGTCTTATGTCTTGCAAATGAGGGAACGTCTGGAGAAAATGAGGACTTTGGCGCAGACCCACCTGATGGAGGCCCAGAAGCACCAAAAAACATGGTACGACCAAACGGCACGGGAAAGAGGCTTTGTGGTTGGAGACCGAGTACTTGTGATGCTGCCGAGTCAGGAGAGCAAGCTGTTGGCCAAGTGGCAGGGCCCCTTCGAGATCAGGAACCAGCTAGGCCCCACCACGTATGAAGTGGTCATTCCAGGGCAAGATCGTGCTAGCCGAGTACTTCATGTCAACCTTTTGAAGAAGTGGGTATCCCGACCTGAGCAGAGAGCGCAAGTGATGATGATTCGTCAtgtgaaggaggaggaggaatggGAAGACCAGTACTTGCCTCGACCAGTAGCTGGAAATATTCATCTGGAGCATCTGCCTGAAGATCAGCAATCCCAGGTGAGAGCTCTATGTACCCCTGAAACCTTCTCAGAATATCCTGGTTTGACATCTTTGATACAACATGATGTGATATTAAAACCTGATGCAGCTGTTAGACGTATGAGTTACAGAATACCTGAGAGACTCCAAGAGGACTTGAAGGAGGAAGTGAACTTGATGCTGAGACTGGGAATTATTGAACCCTCTAAAAGCGAGTGGTGCCATCCGGTGGTCCTAGTACCGAAAAAGGATGGGAGTATCCGGTTTTGTATTGACTTCCGGTACTTGAATTCTGTATCACAGTTTGACTCATATCCTACTCCCCGTATAGACGCCTTAATTGATCGATTGGGCAAAGCCAAATACCTGACGACCATCGATTTGTCCAAAGGGTATTGGCAGATACCATTGACACAACAGGCCCGTCCTTTAACAGCATTTAGGACACCATGGGGGCTATTCCATTTCCGGGTTTTACCCTTTGGCCTGCATGGGGCACCGGCTACCTTTCAGAGACTTATTGACCAGGTGTTACATGGGCTAACCTTTGCTGCAGCTTATTTGGATGACATAGTCATCTACAGTACTACCTGGGAGGAGCATGTTCAACACCTTCAAGAGGTTCTACAGCGTCTGCAAGAAGCAGGCCTCACAGTGAATCCTGCCAAGTGTGCTGTAGCCAGGACGGAAACAGAGTACCTGGGCTTTGTCATTGGCAACGGGGTAGTGCGACCACAAGTCAAAAAGGTCCAGGCATTAGAGGAAGCTCCCATTCCTCAGACACGTAAGGAACTCAGGTCCTTTCTGGGAATGGCGGGATTTTATAATCGTTTTATCCCTCACTTTTCTAGCAGGGCTGCCCTGTTGACAGATATGGTGGGGGTTCGATGTCCAAATCAATGGCAGTGGTCAGAAGAAAGGATGACGGCCTTTCGAGATATTCAATCGGCGTTAAGAGAAAATGCTGTGCTGTACAGTCCAGACTTTGATCAAGAATTTATTGTGCAGACGGATGCCTCTGAGAGGGGCATAGGGGCTGTGTTGTTACAGGGACCACCTGGTGAGCGACGGCCTGTGGCTTTCATTAGCCGCAAACTCTTTCCAAGGGAAGTCCGCTATTCGACAATAGAGAAGGAATGTTTGGCAGTTAAATGGGCCCTAGACTCCTTGAGATATTACCTACTTGGAAGGGAGTTCAAGTTGGAAACGGACCATAAAGCTCTCCAGTGGCTGGAAAGGATGAAAGATACCAATGGGAGGATCACACGGTGGTATCTGGCTATGCAGCCTTTCCGGTTCACTGTCCAGCACGTTCCGGGCAAGTCCAATGTGACCGCTGACTACTTCTCTCGTTGTATCCACGAGATGCCTGAAGGGAGGGGGTGTGTGATGGCCGAACCTGTGGCCACACATTGATAAGGGTAACATCAACGCATTCATTCAcgatacatatattcatttacataCTGATagttattttcttcctttttattattcatttatatttgaatttatggTATAGGATTTAAGGTTTATGTATAAGAAAATCACTACACAGACTTTGTTTGACAAATTGCAAAGCTTTATTTATACATGTTAGTACTTCGTTCGTTGGTTTGGAGTGCACACTTACTGGCTTTCGTTGTACTATTTCTGTTTCCTTATCTTTGTTTCTATTTGAGTTTAAGTTACCGTGGCATGGAGGTTGGATGAATGGCGTTGACTCAGGTGTGCGTCTTTCCGTCATCGCGGTCTTGACTGACAAAAGGCTGAGGCGCGTGCGGCAGTCAATATTTATGGTCTGAGCATTCCACTGGATGATACCAACTGGATGCTATGTCATGGGGGGGTGAAGAAATGAAGTTATATTTCTGATTGGttccaatttatttttagtattaatatttgttgttttgtattattagattgttttgtttgttactcTATTTACTTTGATTAGATAACTTGTAACTAATTTGTTGGTTTATAAAGTGTTGATTGTATGTTTTTCCCCTGTCTTGTTTAAGTGAGCTCACCGTCTGTGATAAATACCTGTCTGTTGTCTCATTTGGGgagttagttttgttttgttcagttctTCTTAAGTTTCGTTATATtgaattaaaacttgttttgtttactttattaaagtcTAGCTAGATTATTTGTTAGAacaagttgatttattttgtaactgagacctttttcttatttttgagtaaaataaaaccttttttttgttggtaaTCCTGTGTCCTCGTGCCTTACTACTTGGCGATATCCGACAAGCTCAATCACACAAACAGGTTAGACATGAAAAACCATTGTGCACGTACTAGCTCTCTCATCTCTCAGCCTTTTATTTGTTACAAAAAGATTTAGCGTTGTGCTCACGCAAGCATTATGTGGGAAATTCACTTTGTTTGGTCATTTAACTCGATCTTTTTGATTCCCTGGTTGTTTCAGGTTTAATTTTCTGAAGAATGGAATGGAAACAAAGTGAATAAAAGTAGTTAAAACCAAGGAGGTTTGAAGTACCTACCAAATACTATTTGTTAGCATTAACTTCcagcaaataaacattaaatgtgcCATTTTAATAGATCCTTTGAGTCTAATTCATGCCTCCAAAAATAATTGGCTGCTGCTAAaacatctgttaaaatataattaaattattatgaacGTTATCTTATTAATGCTGTATAGAGacttgtgttttatgtatttattat
Proteins encoded:
- the LOC109082538 gene encoding uncharacterized protein LOC109082538, which gives rise to MAKMDVREAARKQEYGEQERRFRALQHQFSLLQTEVQARTSFTPEPRPTNLDYLDGQGGDADPGTRRSPHQFTSHTRDADPNVDYSGPMWPREPRLEKLADSDDIEHFLITFERIATACRWPKADWTFHLIPLLTGKARAAYVNMDLDDCIEYEKVKAAILIKYDISAETYRQRFRSLDVYPSESPKELYIRLKELYGKWIRPREKTIEEVGEMIILEQYLRMLSPELQVWVRERDPRTAADAASLADVFVAARKKNQPWSWTTGSDSRRAPFHQKPVPGAGKSPKGDFPEVRRHNILRGPVICFQCGQEGHTRPACPQNAAKLTNLCYAPRGSAAKITKPKVLLQIKTVTVNGKELKALVDTGSDQTLVNRKFVAPSLIRAYNKLPICCVHGEERMVPTADLYIGVEGQTYLLEVGVADNLPYPVVLGRDLPVLLDLVKPVQQCNIVITRAMAKQPEEAIQTLSTLPFYDVDLAMGITKSRKSRRQKRRAKLGYNASQLPVESTCNLTPHVQLPTNIIALQQKDVSLAVCLQKANQETTGEGPTNDKGEHFVFEQGILYRQIGLVKQLVVPQDTREVVLHLSHSIPWAGHLGKKKTTARIKRHFYWPGLETDVAQYCKSCPDCQKVSIKRPSRVPLQPLPVISTPFERLGMDVVGPVEKSCAGNRFLLVITDYATRYPEVFPLKSVKAKYVATCLVQFFSRVGLPAEILTDQGTNFMSNLLKQVYQLLGIKSLRTTPYHPQTDGLTERFNQTLKQMLRKFVGETGRDWDQWLPYLLFAYREVPQASTGFSPFELLYGHEVRGPLTLLKEVWEGDHGESEPINIVSYVLQMRERLEKMRTLAQTHLMEAQKHQKTWYDQTARERGFVVGDRVLVMLPSQESKLLAKWQGPFEIRNQLGPTTYEVVIPGQDRASRVLHVNLLKKWVSRPEQRAQVMMIRHVKEEEEWEDQYLPRPVAGNIHLEHLPEDQQSQVRALCTPETFSEYPGLTSLIQHDVILKPDAAVRRMSYRIPERLQEDLKEEVNLMLRLGIIEPSKSEWCHPVVLVPKKDGSIRFCIDFRYLNSVSQFDSYPTPRIDALIDRLGKAKYLTTIDLSKGYWQIPLTQQARPLTAFRTPWGLFHFRVLPFGLHGAPATFQRLIDQVLHGLTFAAAYLDDIVIYSTTWEEHVQHLQEVLQRLQEAGLTVNPAKCAVARTETEYLGFVIGNGVVRPQVKKVQALEEAPIPQTRKELRSFLGMAGFYNRFIPHFSSRAALLTDMVGVRCPNQWQWSEERMTAFRDIQSALRENAVLYSPDFDQEFIVQTDASERGIGAVLLQGPPGERRPVAFISRKLFPREVRYSTIEKECLAVKWALDSLRYYLLGREFKLETDHKALQWLERMKDTNGRITRWYLAMQPFRFTVQHVPGKSNVTADYFSRCIHEMPEGRGCVMAEPVATH